The Streptomyces armeniacus genomic interval ACCGTCCGGGAGCGCGTCCGACATGCCTTCGGTGAACGAGTCGCCCACGGCGACGAAGCTGCTGATCGGGGGCGGTGCGGGGGTGCTTTCCATGGCCCGCCCAGGATAGCCGGGCGCGGCGGTGTGCCCGGACACCGCCCGGGCACACCGCTCCGTACGGATCACGCTCCGTACGAGGCCCTCCGTACGAGCCGCTCCCGTACGGGGCGGGGCCGCTCCCGTGCAGAGCGCCGCGTACGGAGGGACTCCGGCGTCAGCCCGTCAGCGGCCGCCCCACCAGCTGCCGCAGCACGTCCTCCATGGTGACCAGCCCGGCCGCGCGCCCGTCCGGCCCGATCACCGCCGCGAGGTGGGTGCCGCTGCCGCGCATCGCGCCGAGCACGTCGTCGAGCGGCATCGTCGCCCGTACGAGTGCGATCGGCCGCATCGCCGTCAGCGGGAACGCCTCCTCGCGCGGGGTGGCGTCCAGCGCGTCCTTGACGTGCAGGTAGCCGAGCGCCCGCCCGTTGCGGTCCACCACGGGGAAGCGGGAGAAGCCGGAGCTGACGGACAGCCGCTCCAACTCCTCGGGGCTGATGCCCAGCGGCGCCGTCACGGCCCGGTCCAGCGGGCGCGCCACTTCGGAGACCGGCCTGCGGCCGAGCTCCAGCGCGTCCCGCAACCGTTCCGTGGAGCGCTCGTCCAGCAGCCCGGCCTCGCTGGAGTCGGCGACCATACGGGCGAGTTCGTCGTCCGAGAACGTCGACTCGACCTCGTTACGCGGCTCCACCCGGATGAGCTTCAGCAGCCCGTTCGCGAACGCGTTGACCGAGAACACCACCGGACGCAGCGCGCGGGACAGCGCGACCAGCGGCGGCCCCAGCACCATCGCGGTGCGCTGCGGCTCGGCCAGCGCGATGTTCTTCGGGACCATCTCGCCGAACAGCATGTGCAGATACGTCGCCACGGCCAGCGCGATGGCGAACGACACCGGGTGGATCAGCCCTTCCGGCACGCCCACCGAGTGGAACAGCGGCTCCAGCAGATGCGCGATCACGGGCTCCGCGACCACACCCAGCACCAGGTTGCACAGGGTGATGCCCAGCTGGGCCGTGGCCAGCAGCGCGGACACGTGCTCCAGGCCCCACAGCACGCTGCGGGCCCGCCGGTCGCCCTGCTCGGCGAGCGGTTCGATCTGGCTGCGCCGGACGGAGATCAGGGCGAACTCGCCGCCGACGAAGGCCGCGTTGACGACCAGCGTCAGCAGCCCGATGAACACCTGCACGGCGGTCATCGCCACACCCCCTCGTCCTCGTCGCTCGCATCGGCGGGCAGCGGCCCCGTGAGCCGCACCCGGGCCGCGCGCCGTCCGGTGGCGTCGGCGACCTCGATCCGCCAGTCCGCGACGTGCAGTACGTCGCCCTCGACGGGGATGCGGCCCAGCTCGGCGGCGACCAGCCCGGCCAGCGTCTCGTACGGGCCCTCGGGGGCGCGCAGTCCTATGCGTTCGAGCTGGTCGGTACGGGCGGCGCCGTCCGCGTCGAACAGCGGCCGCCCCTCCGGGTCCTCGCCGGCGGGCGCCAGGTCCGGGGTCTCCTGCGGGTCGTGCTCGTCCCGCACTTCGCCGACGACCTCCTCGATGACGTCCTCCAGCGTGACCACGCCGGCGGTGCCGCCGTACTCGTCGATGACGACGGCGATGCTCCGCTCGCCGCCCGGCATGCGGTCCAGGAGCCGGTCCACGGTCAGCGACTCGGGCACCAGCAGCGGCTCCCGCATGAACGCCGTGACGGGCCGCGAGGGCCGCTCCGCGGCGGGCACCGCCAGGACGTCCTTGACGCGGGCGATGCCGACGACGGTGTCCAGGCTGCCCTCGTACACGGGGAACCGGGACAGGCCGGTGGCGCGCGTCGCGTTGGCCACATCCTCGGCGGTGGCCTGCACCTCCAGGGCGGTGACCTGGACGCGCGGCGTCATCACGTTCTCCGCCGTCAGCTCCGCCAGGTGCAGGGTGCGGACGAACAGGTCGGCGGTGTCCGCCTCCAGCGCGCCCTCCTTGGCGGAGTGCCGGGCCAGCGCCACCAGCTCCTGCGGTGAACGGGCGGACGCCAGCTCCTCGGTGGGCTCCAGGCCGAGCCGGAGCAGGATGCGGTTGGCGCTGTTGTTGAGGTGCCGGATCAGCGGCCGGAAGGTGGCGGAGAACACGCGCTGCGGTGTCGCGACGCGCTTGGCGACCGGCAGCGGCCGCGAGATCGCCCAGTTCTTCGGCACCAGCTCGCCGACGACGATGACGAAGACGGTGGACATGGCCGTACCG includes:
- a CDS encoding hemolysin family protein; this encodes MTAVQVFIGLLTLVVNAAFVGGEFALISVRRSQIEPLAEQGDRRARSVLWGLEHVSALLATAQLGITLCNLVLGVVAEPVIAHLLEPLFHSVGVPEGLIHPVSFAIALAVATYLHMLFGEMVPKNIALAEPQRTAMVLGPPLVALSRALRPVVFSVNAFANGLLKLIRVEPRNEVESTFSDDELARMVADSSEAGLLDERSTERLRDALELGRRPVSEVARPLDRAVTAPLGISPEELERLSVSSGFSRFPVVDRNGRALGYLHVKDALDATPREEAFPLTAMRPIALVRATMPLDDVLGAMRGSGTHLAAVIGPDGRAAGLVTMEDVLRQLVGRPLTG
- a CDS encoding hemolysin family protein; protein product: MTEVLLLLVAVLLALACGGFVAAEFSLTTVVRAELEQAVENGERGAASAFKAVTSLTFQLSGAQLGITVTNLIVGMLAEPSIARLISGPVQSVGVPESAASSVALLLGTAMSTVFVIVVGELVPKNWAISRPLPVAKRVATPQRVFSATFRPLIRHLNNSANRILLRLGLEPTEELASARSPQELVALARHSAKEGALEADTADLFVRTLHLAELTAENVMTPRVQVTALEVQATAEDVANATRATGLSRFPVYEGSLDTVVGIARVKDVLAVPAAERPSRPVTAFMREPLLVPESLTVDRLLDRMPGGERSIAVVIDEYGGTAGVVTLEDVIEEVVGEVRDEHDPQETPDLAPAGEDPEGRPLFDADGAARTDQLERIGLRAPEGPYETLAGLVAAELGRIPVEGDVLHVADWRIEVADATGRRAARVRLTGPLPADASDEDEGVWR